The Kogia breviceps isolate mKogBre1 chromosome 8, mKogBre1 haplotype 1, whole genome shotgun sequence DNA window aactttatttcccAAAATTTCCCCAAAATACATAATCTGAACTCTAGTCAGGACACAGTTTTCATCTTCACTTCCATTCAAATGCCTGTGCCATTCTTCAAGAGCCAACtgacagagaaaaatataatatttattcatgACATATATCTGGCACTTTGCATAAAATATTGCTaacctcacagcaaccctattttatagatgggaaaactgagactcaagaTCCCAAGATCGTATAACTAGCAATAAACTGTCtgcaattcatcccacctccttTGATTTCAGCACCTTGCCTATGCCACTGTAATTTAGCACATTGTATACGATCTTGTTTCTTAACTGTATCCTTGCCTTCCTCATCACAGGGGTAAGCATACAAGGACCATGTAGTATCTTTACAGTACCAAGCATACAGTAGTGCTAAATGAATACTTGCCGACTGATTTTATATATGTCTACATATACTGACACCCAGTACTTAGTGTTAGACTATTTCAGGAGCCTTAGGACAGAGTATGTTACAGCTAGAAAACCCTATATGAGTAATGAAAAAAGAGCTGTAACTGACTGTGTCGAGCTTTGCCATTACTCCTGTCTCAATTCATCCTCTCTAGAAAATAGGCTTAGAGAATTGGTAGCATTACATGAGGCCTCAGGGCTCTATTGAGCATGGATAGTTCATCTGTTACTCTAGAAGCATGGCAGATATTGTTCTAAGGACaggttcaaaatttttttttaatttttaaattttattttatttatttttttatacagtaggtggTTCACAATTCTTTATCCAAGAGCTTTGAGGGTATATGTGTTTTGGAAATCTGTATCTTTCATATTTTAGAGAGCAAATATATGTTTATGATATACATTGTATAACTCCCTCTATAGGATATGAGTCAGCATCTAAGATCAGACACATCTCTGCTTCCCATCAAGTGGAATCAAGATGACAGCCTTGAGTCAGGGTTTGCCACCAAATAATTTGCTGCAAACTCTTGAGAAAATTTTTGGTTTTCACAGCtttttggatttcagaattgtGGACAAGGGATTTTGAGCATGTAATTGAGATGAACTGATTCATTTAATCTCTCAATAACTTGTGATACTAttattctggagctgaagaaacTGAACCACAGAAAGTTTGTATAAGGTGTCCAAGCTCACATGGCTAGGAAGCAGCAGAGCCAGCGTTTGAACCTagactgtctgactccaaaacctgtGCTTTTCACCACCAAGAGTACTGCCTCCTCAGAGGACTTTGCAAATCACACTAGCCTAAGTCTAACCTACTGtttatgtgaccttgaacaactgCCCTAGCACACTGAATGCCAGTTTCCTCCATTGTTGCTGTGAGTGAAATGTAGATGTCAGCTGGAGTCTTTTACCCGAGGACAGCTAGACCAGATAGTCTTGAAGTCCCATTCCTGATTTGCCTAAAGCCTGCTCCAAGATTTCTGCAAGTTTTAGAGGCTTATATTCTCATCGTCACAGTTGGCTTCTGCTTCTGCTAAATCAATTCACGTTATGAATCATCATGAGTCATCTCAGCATCTTGTTTTTGTAAAGGACGATGTGGACTCATATGTGAAATTCAGCTCTCCCTCTCAAGAAGACAAATATGTTTAGACGGTTGATATTTCTCCCGTTCTCAAAAGTCTTTTAGGCACTTCCCCACAATTCCACATTGCCCTAGCTTCTCCctgccttctctctttcccctcctttctcctcactcattttcctgccccttccctcccttctctccctcttccttttcagatcaaaaccaaattcctctttttttattCCTCCCAGCATTTAGTAATTTTTTCTTGGCCTCAGCTTTTGCTCCTTATGCCTTCAAGGTATCATCTTCTCCGAGTGAATTACCGAAGTGTTTTCTCACACAAAGGCAGTTCCTTTTCTAAGAGTTCCTTCCCTTTTGTCACCCTGTGATGTCCAACCTAAACATCACCTCCTCCCTTTCTGCAGCCAGCCATACTGACAGACTCTCCTCTATACTTCCCAACCCCCAGTCAATGGCATTTGTGTTTCTGGCTTAGCTACTCAAACTTAATTGTCTGGTATGCAAATACCATGGCTACCCTAAAGCTGAAACTTCTTTTAATTACTTTCAGTGCCTACTACCAGGTTTTATttttagtaggtgttcaataactACTAGAATAAATCTGACAGTGTACCAAAAGCTAGGACGCAACTAATATATTCACTCAGTGATCACACAGTTAATAGGAACTGCAGTCTGTAACACTTGTCTTCATATTACCATGAGTGAAGGAAATTACTGGGGTTGAGGTTTCAAAGACAACTGTAGTGCTTTAGTCAGGAAGATATATCAGATGATAGCCAGGGAAAATGCATTATATAAATCCTCACGCTGAGTGAAATGTAATTCAGCTTTGACCAAAAGACATAAATAGCTCAGCCTTGATTATAAATTCATACTCAACCCATAGATGAGAATCTGAGAGGTTTCTTTACAACTTAGTGTCAGTGATGCTGAATAAGCTCTAGATAAAAATTTTCTGGCAGAAAAGCTTTGTCACACCAGGTGTTACCAGCATTTAGGACAGCTTAGCACAGCAACTACTTGCTGAGTGGATGAAtgcaaaaagaaatgtaaaagacTTATAGCACTGGTGGCAGAGGTATTGAACACTGCCTGTTGCCCTGCCCTTACCTTCCTCCTTGCATGTGTCCATTACAGGAGAAAGAGACCAGAATTCTAATCTCTCAACTCTATCATAAACCCCTAAATATATGACCATCagcaattaatttaatttttctaggcttggttttatcatctgtaaaatgaaagccTTGGGTTAAATGACCTCTAAGGTAGGTCTGAATTGCTTATATGAATATATAGTAGTTGTTTTTAGAAAAGTAATACAGATACATGGAAATAAACACTCAAACACTGTAAAAGCATGTATGTAAAAATCTTCCCTGTGCCGCATTTCCAGGCCTTTTTCCTCAGAAGTCCTTTTGAACGAATTCTGCTTTATTATTCTAAATCATATGCTTATGCCtctatttcctaatttatttacTCTAAATAATACCATTTATCTTTTTACTCTTCAAGACAAAGAATTTACTGCCTTCTCCTATATTTTAATTATAGGtatgaatattttaatgatttatatCCATTTCCCTTGTTACTTTAATAGACTTAAAacactgtgtttttttttcaaagcactatttctttttttgttttgttttgttttttgttttgttttgtttttttgtggtacgcgggcctctcactgttgtggcctctcccattgcggagcacaggctcgggacatgcaggctcagcggccatggctcatgggcctagccgctcggcggcatgtgggatcttcccagaccggggcacgaacccgcgtcccctgcatcggcaggcagactctcaaccactgcgccaccagggaagcccaagcactaTTTCTTAATCCATCAATTTCAAGTAGTATCCTGACTCCCCACTAAGTAAATTAGTGTTCCCTTTGCTTTCcttcacttctcctccccctgaATTTCCTACCTCCTCtcatttaattacttttttttccacCAAAATCATTACTTTTATATTGTCCAAAGTTATAATGTTTAAATTCTCTCTTGTAACTATGGTGGTCTTTAATGCTTTTTCTATAGGTTAATTCTGAAAACTCGAAGTCAATAAGGtataattatatgaatatttCTTACTGCAAAACTAGGTAGTGTGCTTGGATATGCAGAGGAAAATGCAGTCCTATGTCACCAACCTGGGCCACTTGAAGAGGAATGCTCCAAGCATCAAAGTCACAGTGATTCTTTTATTACACTCCATATGTTGCTTGAAATCATTTGACATTGTAGCTTGCTTCACATCATGAATAGCTTTCATTTCTAAATACCCTCAAACTTGAAATCTAGCTTggtagttctcaaacttggctggaGTGTGGCCTGAGTATCTGGGTTTTTCAATTTTGGTTATTCCAATGAGTAGCCAAAGTCGAGGATCCTGACCACTAATATCAGTCGCGTCTGTGGAGTCAAAGGTAATGAAATATATTGAGCCCTTTGAAAGCAAAAGCAGAAAGTAAAACCTgatacaaactgaaggtttgtagaacattttatttcttttttggttgcaGCTGTCTCCTTCATAACCTACCACTGCTAGGACTGTTTAATAAGACACAATTCTCTGCACTCAGCTTATGAGGTGTTTCATTTGGTTATTTGGATGGAGAGCTGAtactgttttaaagtttattcttttcttaGATGGATACTGTGGGCCATGGGGAGCTGGAAGTGTTATAAGGAAATCACTGTGTGAAACGTCATCAGATCCTTGATATTCAGACTTAGGTTGcaataactgatttttttccttgcgTCTAAGAATTTAACATGCATTGTGTTTCCAGTAGTTCCAACCTAATTTTGTCTAATTTCCAGGGGCAGTCGAAAGGTTGTTGTTTCCTTTCTGCCCTCCTACCAAGACACCTAGAAGCGCCAGAGTCTGGCTGGTCGGCCTCAGATTCTAGTAGGTATAGCAGGCTGTGAAGAGCGACTGGGTAGAAGCAGCACCAGAAGAGCCCGTGTGAACATACTGTCCTTTGGCTGCCTGGCAATTAGCCTAAAAAACAAGTGTGATAGAGGAGACCGAGTTAGAGCAACCCTCTACTTGACCCGCTTTGCTTCTCATTTGAAACCAGCTTCACCTTCATGTGAGTTTTCTCTGTACAGTGATCTTGCTAAATATTGCTGCTGATACCATTCCTTTCCTTCCATAatgttacttcctttttttttatccCAGTTTTCTGAGCATTTCTCAGGCAAGCCTGAGGTTTGTGTTGCTGAGAAGGTTTCTTTTTAGTACTAACAATATTGCAACAACAGTACTGGAGATTCAAGTTAAGAAACTTCTCACTCATATAGtgataaggaaatgaaaatttcagtCCCAATTTGGGAACCTTGTAATAGTTGAAATAGTCTGCTAGAAAACTGACCAGACATAAGGTCAAGCATCAAGCACATGCAGCTAAAGCTTTactatagcaaaaaaaaatttttttaatacattttccattttctaccTATATTTGTCCataagaatatataatttttatgtagttGTTATCATATCATTCGATACCCTGTGTAAATTCCAATTAAAGGTGAGTTAAGAACTATGAAACCTGTAATAATACTCAAATGCTACTTAGCAGTACCCCGTTTTCAAGTCACTGTTGCTATTGTCCGATCTCTCCAGGACTTATTTCTACATCTACAGTGATTTTCAAAGTTAGGTTTCATGGACTTAAGCACTTGTTAGAAATGGAAATTCTCTAGCTTGACCCCAGAgcttctgaatcagaaactctgtcgCTGGGTCCAGCCACCTGTGTTTTAACACGCCCTTCAGGTGATTCGGATGCATGCTCAAGCTTGAGAACCGCAGCTCTAGAAGACAAACTCAGCATCCCTTCTTCTGTGTGGATGACCCTTCTGAGCCTTACTTTCATAATCCCTCCATCCTATTAGCTATATTACCTTCCCCCTCATCAGCCACACACCAGCACAGCCATATCCATCATCATCACAGATAAAGCACTACTGTAAAATCTCACACCTCTCTTATGCCtctgagattattttttttagcttctctgtacccttcctttcttttagtGCCTCATCATCAAACTTCTGGCTACACCTGATTCCTTGCCCAGTCTCCTCTGTCGTCAGCAAGCCGAATAAGGCTGTCACTCAAATTTTGGTACTGTTTCATCTCCCTGTTAAACTTGGATTCTTCAACCCTGCTCTTTCCTACTTAGGTTGATCTGAATCTTGCTACATGCATAAGAGAGCTATTAGGAACCTTCAACAACTAAGTTAATGTACCACAAACTCTCATTTCAGCTGCATCTTGCTTGATGCTTGGCCATAACCTCTGGTCAATTTCCTAGCAACTACTTCAACAGCTATTCCAAGTTCCCCACTGTAAAGACTGATATCTCCATACTCTTATCATTCTCAACAGATGCACTCACCTGTAATCAGTGATCAACCACTGCATCTCCCCACCTCTACAGACCTGATTCCAAACCCattgtttcttctttcctatctctctctcctttctaagACTTACTCTGCCACCCATATTTAATATTTAGTCTCATGCAGTGCTGTTTCCTCTAAGTCCTCGTCCTCTTCTAATCTTTAATCTCTCCTCTGGCTCCTTCTGCTTTACAGTTAAACATGACTATCTCTCCTATCTGGCTAAACTCttaagctccctgaaggcagtgGCTGTGTCTGCTTTGTTCACTCCAGTGCTTGGCTCCTAGTAGGTATTCAAAAAGCAATCTTAGTAGCTAAATAAGACCCTTTTTTGTCCTCATTGTTCCTGGTAACCTTTCTGTGTCTTTTCCTGACAAGCGTCTTGAATGGGCACCTTTCCTTTATTGAACCTGTTTTGTTGAGGGTCACTGATATGCCCCTCAATGACAGCATCGGGCTTTTCTCTGCCTTAATTTTTAACCTCTTTGTAGCATATTGTTATTGACCCCTTGAAACTTCATTCTGTTTGTTCCCAGGATCCTTGGTTCATCTTAATATATTATTGCTGCTTGTCTTGGTGGCTTCTCCTCTTCATCTTCCCAAAATAAAACGTGCCCCAGGTTCATTCCTTGGCCCTCTCATCTTCCCTCTAAAGTGTCTCTATGGAAACTGTCCTTCAATCTACCATCATCAACTGTACTACCAGTGCAGATAATTCAAAACTCTCTGCAGCCTTAACCGTCCTACGCAGCTCTAATGCCACATTTGAAAATGCGTGGTAGACAACTCTCTGGAGATACCTTCATGGCCTAAGGAAAGCAATGCAAGCAGGCCCCAAGTATCCACTTGATCAAGTAGATAAGAGGTAGTAGCATCTTACCAGGGCCCGCTTCATAAAAGCCTCCTGGGTTGCCTTCTTGTTTGTAGCCTTGCCACCCCAGGCAGCCAATGCACTGGCCTGCAGGGCCCGTCCGTAAGAGAAACTTAGTTTCCAGGGCTTTGGTAGAGGGCAAAGGTTGATAGCATTGAGGTTGAGAGTAGCATCCTCTTCACTCATGCCACCAGACAAAAAGCAGATGCCTGGAAGGAGAGAAGCCATTCCACTCCACTAGTCCCAGTATGTACCCTGCTTGAAAAAGCAAGCAAGGAGCCTGAAAGAAATGTAATGTCTCAATCTTTTCTCCGATTGATTTGCACGGGACTAGGTTGGAGAAATTAGTTTGCCTTTGCTGAAGCTAGTTGGACTAAGGAGAGAAGGGCTTTAGTAAATAAGAGGGCAGTGAAATGTTGAGGAAATCAATGGATTGTGTGCATTTGGACAGCCTCAGGATAGGTGGTATCATGGAGTTCAAGGGGGAAGTGCTGGCTGCATGTGAGATATCAGAGGTCTGTTTCATGGCTAGAAGCAGACTACTCCTGGACAAATGCAAATGCTTATGGCACTCCTTCAAAGAATAAGGACTAAGACCTCAagttagagaagaaagaaaaccttACCAGGAACAGCTGCAGGAACAGTACGATAGAGAGCTGTGACAGTGGCCATTGCCACCTGCTCTGGAGTATACTTCTTGGTGGAGGCATGTCCAGCAGTCACCATGTTGGGCTTCAACAAGGTGCCCTCCAAGTAAACATGATGGTCATTCAAGGCCTTGTAGACAGCAGCCAGGACCTGAAGGACGAGAGGCCCAAATAGGTGAAACCTAGAGCCAGCCGTAGAGTTACCTGACTTTGACACTTCTACACGGCAGGGATGCAGGATGAAGGAATTCCCATACGTTACTTAGCCAAAGCTTCCCCACCAGCCCCTAGGCTCAGTCAGGGTAATGCCTGCAAACCATAGCCATTGAGCACAGCCAAGTTGGCCTGTCCCTGCTGCCCCTCCCCTAGCTGCTCACCGCATGGACTACCAGCATGGCTCTGCTTCCTAGAGGCCCTTCATTGCTTCCTTCCCATTACTCCCTTTGGTCAGTCAAACCTGCCTTAATTTAGTTAGTTGGGGACATGTAAACTGGCCTCCATTCTCCATCCCCACAGAAGCTGAGtgatcataaaaatatatattttagggaCAGAAGTGCTTTCAGATCTCATTTCAGTCCACCTCATTTTGCAAGTAGAGAAACTGAGGACTCTCTTACTTTCTTACAGATACATTGTGGCTAATTTAGAAAGTCACatgtgaaaaaaattactttctaatTATACTGTCTCATGGGAGCCTCcgtttattttaaagtttcttagTTTAAACACAATGGAACTGAGGTCCAAAAAGATAATATGACTTGCCTCAGGTCCCAGAGCTGGGAACATGGATGCTCAAACCCTAATCTTGGTAATGCAGACCCTGTGCTTTTTCATAAGGAGTGTACCATGTGCCCAAAAAAGTACAAGGTTTGATAATACCTCTTTACCTTCTCAATGCTACACAGTGATTCTAACTGTAGGATACCTCATATGTAACAGCTGATATATGTTAAGTAACAACTGTTGAAAACAGATTTTTCAACTGGCATTGGAACCTTTATATTTAAGACTTACCTTCTCAGTAACATACTGGCAGTGTTCCATGTCATGGTCTCCATCAGCAATTACCTCTGGTTCCACAATGGGTACTAGCCCattctaaaaaggaaaaaggagtgGACAGAATGAAGCTCTGTTCACTAAGATCCTTTCTTTAAGAAGATATTTAACAGTTGTAATTGGTACAAGGTTGAAGCTCTTTTGGAGGTATACCATATAGGTGACTTAAAGGCAATGAAATTTAATGGGATGTCTAGTAAGCATTCGTGGCTTAGCCAAAAAAGAACAGTGAGGGGAAAAAAGTTTTCCCAGAAATGGGgtaaaataaattcaatttattttcttaatttctatatcTTATTCTAGAGACTAATCTAGCTAAATCAGAACCTAGCTGTCACCCTTTTAGGGCCATCAAGCTTAAATCACCAATAAAGATGCCTCTTGTATGAGTTAACTAAGGAATTCAAGCAGAGTTTACAATTCTGACTGGGAAGCTCCAGGTACCCAGAACTCAGGAAACCTCAGCATAACACCTGCACAAGCAAATCAGACTTAACCTGGATCCCAGAGACACTTCAACATATGTTGGAAACTTTAGCATCAAGCTACTATCCTCCAAGAAATTATCTGAATTGAGATCAGATCAAAGCTGTCACCCTTGAGTTGGGGACTTAAGAGGATAATGTCCTTGGACACGGTGGAGCATAGACAAGCAAATGCCCTGCCCTCAAGAGCCTATGCTTTTAAGACTGAGCTTACCGTGCTTTGGTAGAGGGATACACTTGATGGCATTTGCCTTTTGGACTCATAGTTGACTTGTGGAACCAAATCTTACCCTACTACACCTAGTAAAagcagtgaaaaatgccatcagGATATACTGGTGAGAGAAAAGGAGGGGGATCATGTGTGGTTACAGTAAAATTAGAAAGACGGGCTTTGAAGAAAGCTTTCGCTTCCTGTATTTTAGCCCAAGGGGAAGGAAAAGCACCTGCTGACAGATGCTGGCATAGCGGGCCAGGGTGTTGGCATTTTCCTGGATAGCAAGGTGGGATGGACACTGGTTGTCAATCTTCAGCACAGCACGCCACTTCCCAAAGTCAGCACCATCTTTCTTATACTGAGCACAGCGTTGAGAAAGGCCATCAAGCCCTGCAAGTCACGAGAGAGAAAGGCTTCTTTGCACCCCTGACCCCTGAGGCTGCACCCTTGGCTTAGCTTTCAGTCATACAGCTTGAGGACCCAAAACATCCAGGCAAAGAAACATTACATCCAGCAAAGAAATAAACATCCCAGTACTGAGCCAAAAGACCTGGGTTAATAAATATGGTTTTGATATATACTACATATTGGATAAGAAGAATAAAGGGAACtgatatttatttagtact harbors:
- the ALDOB gene encoding fructose-bisphosphate aldolase B isoform X1: MACQFPALTSEQKKELSEIAQCIVASGKGILAADESVGTMGSRLQRIKVENTEENRRQFREMLFTVDDSISQSIGGVILFHETLYQKDSQGKLFRDILKEKGIVVGIKLDQGGAPLAGTNKETTIQGLDGLSQRCAQYKKDGADFGKWRAVLKIDNQCPSHLAIQENANTLARYASICQQNGLVPIVEPEVIADGDHDMEHCQYVTEKVLAAVYKALNDHHVYLEGTLLKPNMVTAGHASTKKYTPEQVAMATVTALYRTVPAAVPGICFLSGGMSEEDATLNLNAINLCPLPKPWKLSFSYGRALQASALAAWGGKATNKKATQEAFMKRALANCQAAKGQYVHTGSSGAASTQSLFTACYTY
- the ALDOB gene encoding fructose-bisphosphate aldolase B isoform X2; this translates as MACQFPALTSEQKKELSEIAQCIVASGKGILAADESVGTMGSRLQRIKVENTEENRRQFREMLFTVDDSISQSIGGVILFHETLYQKDSQGKLFRDILKEKGIVVGIKLDQGGAPLAGTNKETTIQGLDGLSQRCAQYKKDGADFGKWRAVLKIDNQCPSHLAIQENANTLARYASICQQNGLVPIVEPEVIADGDHDMEHCQYVTEKVLAAVYKALNDHHVYLEGTLLKPNMVTAGHASTKKYTPEQVAMATVTALYRTVPAAVPG